Part of the Henckelia pumila isolate YLH828 chromosome 2, ASM3356847v2, whole genome shotgun sequence genome is shown below.
AAAGGTGAAAGCAAGAAATCGGTGGaggaaacaaaaaattaaagaattaTCTTCTTGTAtcatgatttttgttttattttttttttcttttggtttTGGTTGGCCTAGTCAATGAACTTATGTATGACATGTATACTGTTACTTTTTAAACATATGGTATATGCATAATTTGCCTTGGGTTTTcttgggttattttatttagttatttaccCTAAAAAATAGTTATTTTAATATCCCGATTATCTAGATTTCTATAGCATTACTTCTAGCGTATGTATTTATGTTTCCTTTGAATTTATGAAGAGAAAATCCGATAGACAAATATCATAGAATGAAATGACAAATAATTCAGACTTACAATGAAACACCACAAAtccatttttttgaattttgcaTTCATTAACAATCTCAAGACCAAATGATAAAAGAAATCAATCAAAATGTTTCTCTACAACTCTAACTCACAGAGAGAAAAACAACGTAAAATAAAATGACAATAGTCCAAGAGTTGGaatataaatattacaaatactAGATTCATAACTCTATAATTTCATCGGAGCTCGCAAAATGGAATTTCTCTCCAAATCCAACGAAATTGCATCAATTAACAATCTCAAAACCAAAATGAGAATTCCATTTACGtagcaaataataaaaatggtAAAGAGGTGGTCTTCCCAAGTAACCACCAACtacaaaacacaaaacaaacaaacacaatGCTTCCAAACAATTCATTTGGCCATAATAAAGTACTTCACTTTGAAACCTTCTTTCCTCtgttcttgttttcttttgcaTCTTTGATTTGGGAGAGGGTTGAAGCTATGTTAGAAAGCTTCACATACTTGTTTCCTCCTTCAGTAATGACTGGTTTGGAAGTCGTGCATGACTGCGTAACGCATTTCTCAATACTTGGGATGTAACACCCTCCAACAAAAGGTCCGGATGACCTTACATTCACCGTATGTGCACTCACTTGACATTGTTTCAACTGCTCAAACATTGAAGGTGTGGGTATGGTAATTGATGGTGTGATTATTGCGGCTACTTCAACATTAGATAATGGAAGTGAGTTGACAATATTATCATCCTTGTCCTGTGATGATGGAACCTAAGATTGTAGATAAACGCAAGAAATCATTGAAAAATAATGTAGTTAGAATACTTACGCCGCTACTTTCCCATTGATTTGTGGTAGTTTGGATTGGTCCATTCCCTTTTAATCTCCTCTGCACCATAACCAAATTATTAAAATCAGAAAACAAATCACTAAAGTGTGAGTCAATAGCTTACATTTTTTACAGCCTTTGAATTGGTAGGCTGTCCCTTCATAATATCTCCAGTTAATCTAACTTTTCTCCTTGCCTAATAAGAATATGCACAtatattaacaaaaaaatttagCAAACATGAAACACAAGCAAAACAATACGATATAACCTGTAATTTTGATGGCCTTTCAAATAGCATATCTTGTGTCAGTTGACTTTGTGGTTGATTTAGTGACTCATCCACTGGTTCATTTTCTGGTTGATTTGGCATTGTAATTTCATTAATGCATGCTCTCTTGTTATGTCCCAAAACTCCACATAAACCACATTTAACGGTTTTTTGTTGTCTCCTCATTTCATGTGGATTTTCTTTTGCCTTGCCTCATGACTTTTTCTTCTGTTTTGTACAGGTTCATCCCACTCCCTTCTTCTTGCTTTTTTAGGCCTCCCAGTTGGTCTTCCAAAATTAGGTGGTAGCATAGGAATCAAACCTGATTGTTTCCATTCATGCCTGCCATTTATTGGGAAAATTACTTGACCATACACCAATTTGTAGTTGTCAACCGTGTAACAGGTATGTGTGTACTtgtaattgtaacacccggtatttttaatacgtaaattcgcatgcataattaggaaatttatttatttgaaattttagagtatgggttaaatatttatgtgaattatttgtgcataatttaattgattttcaagcatttaacccataattagtgattttcatgatttatggaaatttaattattttatcgcgtagacgggaccgtggacggacgagatgacaactttctatccaatttatttcatgagccttttaagagcccaaaaatattattttgagttttatctcctcaaaattttcagtatttaattttatataattttaggagtccatttttacccaaattaagccaaaataatgactttttattatctttaaaatttccttaattttatatttcgggatttatgtttatattagaTTATGttgtatttttaagagtttaaaattttaaattttatgtatattatctatctaactaattttaattatttattttaaaaac
Proteins encoded:
- the LOC140877680 gene encoding uncharacterized protein is translated as MPNQPENEPVDESLNQPQSQLTQDMLFERPSKLQARRKVRLTGDIMKGQPTNSKAVKNRRLKGNGPIQTTTNQWESSGDKDDNIVNSLPLSNVEVAAIITPSITIPTPSMFEQLKQCQVSAHTVNVRSSGPFVGGCYIPSIEKCVTQSCTTSKPVITEGGNKYVKLSNIASTLSQIKDAKENKNRGKKVSK